The Arachis ipaensis cultivar K30076 chromosome B10, Araip1.1, whole genome shotgun sequence DNA window GAATGTTCGTTATACTATGATCAGTGGATGCTTAAAGTTTTGGCATCATGTCCTAAAGTGTGTGTATANNNNNNNNNNNNNNNNNNNNNNNNNNNNNNNNNNNNNNNNNNNNNNNNNNNNNNNggttcatttttttttttacctttttttatatatattttgtatgcATTTTTTACTacttataatatatattaaattaaaaatgtgtgggtttaattacttaatatttgtGTCTATAGACAAGAAGAGAGGCTAAAAAAGATAACAACTTGATACATAAGTATTTTATATTAACTCAGAATCTGGAAAAAAAGTATAATATACGCAgcctaatttaataattatattggTTATTGTTTTTACAATTTAAACTCATAATCTCCAAGTCATATAGAGATAATTCAACCATTATTCTAAAACTCTCCTTCAGATCGAAAGATAAGctagaaataaaaatttttatcgttcgatatttttttctctttaaagtGATTAGGAAAAGTTGAATGCCACccggaccaaaaaaaaaaagacaaatgtTATCTGTGTAATGTGATATGTGTTTTATCATCAAGACAGCGTTTTATATCAGCAAAGTTCCATAGCTTATGTTTTGCAAGTTTATAAAGACTTATTGGCAAAAGAAATAATTATTGAACTTAGAAACAACCAATAATTTGTATGCCTAAAACGGATTTGAGTTGGTTAAGTGTTTAATTGGTTCATGCAATCTATGACAACTTTTCAATAAAGCACCTAGTCAGCATGGGTGCTGTTATTTTGATGTCAATTCTTCTGTGATGTAAAATTTGGACACAGTTCTGTTTCGCCCATCATGTACATAAGTGACAAAACTCTTTGATTAGGAGTTCAAAACTAAtattattcatataaaaatagATTATACTGATTTCTTTTTAAGATGATATTCCACTCTATActtcttattttaaaatttatattaatattatCTGTGTTCAATATTTTTGTATGGTTTATTTTAGTGATATaccattttttttaaagatttatttGAGTGAACTTCTaagaaaaaatcaatttttttaagttatctttttttaaaagatcttttaaaaaaacaaaaataattttatatttagatatttCAGAAAAAAAGTCtttttttctattaattatatttgagtataataatataaaagtttttttttgttcatatattacgtgaaaaatattttttttttaaaaagaaatatttaaattgtaacttctcaaaaaagatatttttttctaatgtttttacttttactactaaaaatttgccaaacatattaaagaataaaaaaatatttttttaacgaaaaaaaaatctttttatcaaCTTAATGGCACCCAAACAAAtaccaaaataatatttttatcaaactATTTATTCAATTGTTGCTGTTTAGCCATCAAAGTATATGGTCTTTTTATAAGTTGGTGATTGAAAAGTACTGAAATGTTACACGNNNNNNNNNNNNNNNNNNNNCTCTTTTTTCGGCAAACCTTGTCACGCTCCCCTTAGCGAGTTTCATGTAATATATGAAGTTCGTCGtccttcttggtgaacttcaagTAGCCTCCTCAATAAAATTTTACCAAAATCGGTTGAAAAATCCAAATCACTACTAGTAACTCATTCTTCTCTCTTTACTTTGATCTTCTGTTTAATCTATACAATGTCTGGAATTCTATTATTATCTATTTTATATGATACTGAAATAGTATATGTTGAAGAAGGATTTATCGTGTTTAGTTCTTTTCAACTAGTATTCTTTCTAAACTTCTTCGTTCGTTTCCTAAAAGGAGAGTCTGTAGGgaagtgagaacatcatcctcgaaagggctCTCAAGTCATAAGAAGATATTGTAATTAAAAACTATTCCAAAACATAGTGATTATCAATTTATTATTCAAATCTAAAATTCGTATTTTTCTTACAAAAAATTCTATTTAAAATAACATTTTAACTAATACTTACCACTAATCTAGTCAATCATGGCCTCCAACCCAAACATAATCAACCACACTATCATCTAAAGCATCAATTCATTTACTAGTACTGAATCTCAAAACAGAACCAAACACAGACACAAACAATACAAGACAAACACATTTAAGGAGCAGTTACAGCAAGTATTACAATTACCAGTTAAGAACAGATAAGCAATTAGGCAcaccaaaataaattcaaactcaaacaaaacatgaaaatgcatatgatgcatgcctatccaatggctgatgatatcatctgtcggttatatagccaacctgacacgtcttggtagctaaccaAGGGCAGAAACACCCATTGTGGAGCAAGTGGGTTTGAACTACAACTCCCTtactactacccgcttaacccagagcgAGTGGAAGAACcactactactgctactacccaggcgcgCGGGTGTTTAagagctcaacctggagcaagcggaataatccactactactactactactacccaggcatcacaatCATTGACCTAAAAGCAAGCGGGACAAACCGcaatccttgctactgcccaggatctcaaacatacattcattcaaaatttcataattaaactcatttttcataattatttttttccatctcatacccagagcaagtgggactAAGTCACAACATTTGCGTACTACCCAGATATTTTTCAAACAtcaaaatctctttttaaaaataattcaaatcCATTTCTCTTTTATTAAACTCTTTTTCttgataaatcaaattcaaacataatacttttttcgataaaactcaaaacataatcatttatttaataattcaaaattagctaatataatttttaaaacttttgaaaatttatttttactcCCAAAATAATCAAAAACACCCCAGGTGGATGTTCATACATAACCGAATTAAAATCTCAagcaaacaacaataattcaacataaaatcatttaaactcaaacaataatcaatcaaatcaatattctcttatcaaattcacatttaattattataagaGTACCAAACCCTATGTCCGTACGAAATCGAaatcaataaaaattttgaaaaaattttttgaccgagctgctgaagaaaAAAACATCAGAAATTGTCTGTGCCTCCTAAAACTCCAATTGACCGAATTCAAGAGAAAGAGAAactacgtcaccgtcaacttctaccaaATAAAAATAATGCCAACATTTAGAAGAAGAGGATATAAACATTTTTACCGGATTATATTTTTAATCAGAATTACAGATCTCAAGAAATTAAGAGCCAAAAGTTTTTGATCATGCTGGTTCTCGTTCTCTCTCACTCAAGGCTCTCAAGTAGCCATATATAGTTTATGTGTGTGTGTGAAGACTCTGATGGCTTATTTTTTTCATGGCTAAAGTGACTAAGTGGGCCAAACCAAAAGAGTGTTGGCATGTGGCTTAATGAGTAGAGACTGAAAGGTTTGTTTGACTTTGCTAACCTGAGTAACTTAGGTAATCATTCAAGGTAAAAAGTTGGATGATTAATTAGGACCATTATCTTTAAGAGTTAATCAGATTAAGAAAAAGGGCCAATTAGGAATTTCAAAAAGCTATCCAAAAAACCTAAATGACCAAAAAAACTTTCCACACTTGAGTTTGAAAGGTTTGCCGTGGATAGCGACCATGACCTGAGGTTCATGTTGGAGTCAACTTGAACCATTATTAAGGGTGAGTTCTTAACTGTTGGTTTCATGAGTAAGCCTCCCGTGTTGTTTCGGGGGAGGATTTTGGATTCTGGCTGACGATCGTATTGTGATTTGGGCGCATTCGGTACATACAGTAGCAGATTCAGCCATTACTGCCCCGTTCCAGGTCCGCAACCAAGCGCTGTGGCGAGGGTGGTTGACGACATCAAAGTCTCCTCCAATCTGCGGCTGTGTATCTCCTTGTTATTTGGGtgcaattataattaatataagaaaATTTTGTATTAACAcggattttttagatttttcaattcaaatcttaaagaactattttcgttttttttttaatttcaccgTTAAAGAAATCTAtccatctaatcctaaaataataaaaaagaaaaacctttttttatttttttttcctctaCATTACCCTCTTCACCTTAATTTTAGTGTTTTTGTCCACTCACACTTTAATCAGCCCATGTCATAGTCATTTTTTTTGAAGTCAAAATTACTCCACTGTCCCTACAACTTAGGCGCTCAACACTAAAGAGATCCTTTTGACACATAGTataaataacttattatttaatttttttaaaaatttaggatGTTATATGCCACCTACCTTAAAAGATTTTCGcccttaaaaattattatattggAACAAGTTTAAACTCAAATTAACGAAAATAAGGTCCACGAAGAGAAGTACAAGAATATCAAAGATAATGTTTGAAAGAGGTCAGGTAGGTAATTAGGTTTGCAGGCAAAGAAAGGTACATGGGGACAATAAGATTTGGTCATGAAGTAATCAAATCACATTCTAAGAAAATCCAAGGCAAGAATTCCAATGAAGATAATGAAAGAAGAGATGGCACGAGTTCGTGTAGCACGAATAAAGGATATATTTCAAAACGAATCCTTAAAACGTAACTTCCAACATTCTCAAATTTCGTAATTCAcattacctattacttctatttcatCCATGATAACCTATTAGTGtttccatatacataaatcatcagtattaagttggccaaacATAATACCATGAGAAATGCAACGGTTGattaacagcattaatcaatagacagtcatgcatctaaaactcaaactcttgtcattGAGACAAGTCCTATTATATggcagacactcagagtatgcaatgaagtatAGTCAGTCCATTCTCAAAGCTGTAACAGGAacggactgctctgataccataatgtaccctaactatcagaatgtcacgcttccggctgtacTACTCttatagcaagaagtattacgacaacttcatatacttaataatataATAGGAGCCTTTGATTCGAAATCGTATCGTAGTTTCCTTTGAAAAACTGGAAAAATTACTTTATcttgaaaacaaacaagcatgttagaatataattaggatcaattagcattatttagtatatctgaatatttattatatgatattatgtctttattatttcgattctcttagcaTTTATAGATACCCTTCTATATTATATCAttctagacaacttgaatacacttaATAATAcacaatgttctgaaaatcggaccggatcGGCCGGTCGAACCGGTTTAACTGGAAATCGGCAACAAAAATGGTTCGGTCCGCTGTCTATAACCGCTTTGTAAAGAACCGCTTAAAAAATGCCGAACTAGGCAAAAACTGACCGGTTGGACCGAACCGAAAACCGGCCGGTTCCttaaaaacgacgtcgtttagacttttttggcaaaaaaaaaggggaaaaccAACGCATCACTCTCACCCGGTCACCCCCTTCCCCAACACCCCCCTCTCATTCGTGAATGCCACACTTATCTCATCTCCTTCTGAAGCAAAGTTCACAATATTGACAAACCAAAACCCTAGCCTATTATCATGCCTTTGATTTAACCTCAAGTTACTCTCTTTCTCACTCTCTTGTCTCTCACTCACTTACTCTCTTATCTCTCACTCACTCTCTTAAAtaatttttactcatcataattTTACTCTCTTATCTTCTGTGTCAGCTTGAGCATCATCACTTTGATATTAAGTTTGTGAGAGACACATCAATGTTATCACTAtgatattttcattttttatttttttattttgtttcttctgTTATTGGTTTTTTTTGTTCTTGATTATTTTCATGCCTTTAAGAAGTGTTTGATGTTGTGGTTGTAGTTCGGAGTAAAAAATTTCATTTATTGCATGGTGGATACGGTATCACCAAAATTGAACCTTTTTCTTGTTGCATGTCATAGTAAACGACTAGGTTGTGGTTTGGTCAATGGCAGTTTCaaattttggttggttttgacTTTGAAGTTTCAATCTTTTCTCTGTTTTTGGATTTTGATTTCTGCCTCCAAAGGAGAAGAAAACGTGAGTTTCTCTTCCATTTTTTCATTTTGCCTGAGTTTCTAAGTCAATTTTGTTTCAGTAGAATTTAATTTCCTGAATCATATgacaataaaattttctttttgagCATATATATTACTTATTTGAAAATTTATAAACTGGTTTTGTAGAATTGAATTTATGTGTGGAACTCAGCAGTCAAAATCTTAGTCTATCTATTCCACAAGTATGCTTATTTACAAATGTCTGTACTCAGAACCTTCTTAGTTGTATGCTTATTTACAACTATTAATCACCAAAAGGCTTAGTAATCATTTTTGACAATGATGTATGCTGGTTTCTATGAACCAAACAAATTAAAGGGTTCTCCCAATGTAAGGAATCATGTTAGGTAACTCATGAAGTGATCATTAGAATGCCAGAATTGAGAAACTATTATCTTATGAGAAGGCTTCTTACTTCATGTGAGGAAAAAGTTAATGGATTGTATTAGTTGCTTCCCAAGAAACTGGAGATGTGTGGTATCAAAGTCACACTGGATTCTTGTGTCTGTGCAAAAATTTCTTTAATCTCTACTCATCTGTGTGTGGAGTGAGTGTGAGCatgaaattttgtttattttttttttattcacttaAATATCTTTAATTGTTTTCAAATAATATGTCCTAGTTTTTATTTCCCAAATAGTATCAGCAATAGAAATATTGGTGGTAGTAttagtagtaataataatatgatataaTAATACAAACATAATAATATGCCCTTTGCCATTATGCATTAGTAGTAATAATGATAATCTTACTATTACATCTGAAGCTTGACCTTTTGTATCTCTTTGCCTTTATGTTTTCAGAGTAGTAATTTTGCTTTATCCAGTGAACCCAGAAAGGAAAAAATGATGATATAGATTGATACTTAATTATTGCCAGCCAATAGAAATtctgatattttattaatttcaagGTAAACTATATTTGCTGCTTCTTGGGACCATAGCTCTTAGTCTGGTACGAAACATTTTTATATATTTGAATTAACAGCTACAAGGATCCGTAACTAATCCATAATTGGGGATTATAGTCTTGCAGATTTTGAAATGCTATGAACATGGCAATATACACATATAGCTGATAAACTTGGTGCAAAGAAATGGATAggacaataaaaatattagaaaaaggaATATGCAGGTACGAACCTTCAATCTCTGTTCTCTCGCACACACAGGTAACTCCTAATTTCTGAAGAAGGAATATGCAAGTACAAACCTTCAATCTCACATCTTCCTAATTTCTTCAAAACCCTAATTTTTCTCTTCAACTTTCGATGCTTTTGTTCTCTTCTTAAGTTCATGCTCTCAAACAAATGCACATATTTGTTTTTTCTCCCCTTATTTTCAAGCTCTATGTAATTAAATTAGAATCAAATTCTTGTAAATTTCgtttcaaaattaattgctaaAGTCTACGTTCGAtggttcctttttcaatttttgggGGATTTTATGCAGGCAAGTCATAGGTTTAACATCAATTCCCAACTTGAGCATCTCCAAGCTAAATATGTTGGAACTGGGCATGCTGATTTGAACAgattgttagatttcattgttccTTTAGGGGAAAAAAGactatttttttggtattttttatttatttattgttcgAATGTGCAGTGAATGGGCGGTGAATATTCAGCGTGATAGTTATGCTTCATATATTGGGCACTACCCTTTGCTTGCATACTTTGCTATTGTTGAAAATGAATCCATTGGAAGAGAACGCTACACCTTTATGCAGGTTATGCTTTgagatctttttctttttattttttctatttcagTCACCTTATTAATTGCAagattcaattattattattttgccaTTCCTTTTTATATATAGATTGTAGATTATAGTATGCTTGTGTTCCTGTATCTGCAATTTGGCTTATTAAATCTATTGTCTTATTTGA harbors:
- the LOC110267445 gene encoding uncharacterized protein At4g14342-like yields the protein MQASHRFNINSQLEHLQAKYVGTGHADLNRFEWAVNIQRDSYASYIGHYPLLAYFAIVENESIGRERYTFMQVML